The DNA segment GTGGCGGCGGTGGCCGCAACATCGAAGTCGCATCGGCGGCCACGGACGAGGTGGACGCCGCCGAGCCGGTGGCCACGCCCGGCGGCATGTCCGCGCCGGTGCTGCTGGCGCCCACGCAGGCCCCGGCGCCCGAGCCGGCCACGGCGGGCGCGGTGGGCGCCGCCGCGGCGACTCCGGCCAAGGGTGTGTCCGGCGGCCTGGCGGTGCCGGTGCTGCCCACCGCGGCGCTGGCGTCCGCGCGCGGCGACGTGCTGCCCTACAACGAGGACATGCCGCGCCCGGAGATGCTCGACCAGACCAAGGACATCATCTACACGCGCGAGGCCATGGCCTCGAAGTCCGAGGGTGTGATGCTCGTCAAGTGCGTCATCACCTCCAAGGGCCGCGTGGAGCGCTGCCGCGTCATCAAGTCGGTGGCGCACATGGAGAAGGCCGTGCTGGACGCGCTGCAGTCGCGCACCTACAAGCCCATCATGTACCAGGGCCACCCGGTCAACGTGGACTACACCTTCAGCATGCGGCTGGTGGCTCCGCGGCGCTGAGGCAGGACGCAGCCTCCCGCCGGGCCCGGCGTCAGGGCCCGGTGGACGGCACCACCGGCGGCGCGGGAGGCGCCGAGGGAGCGCCGCCCCCTTCGGGCACGCCCCAGCTCACCACCGGCCAGCCCCGCCTGCGGGCCTCGCGCTTCAGCCGGTGGTCCGGGTGCACGGCCACCGGCCGCCCCACCACCTCCATCACCGGCAGGTCCGAGTACGAGTCCGTGTAGAAGGCGCACTCCGACAGCGCCACGCCGGCCTCGCGCGCGTAGGCCTCCGCATGGGTGCGCTTGCCGGCGCCGAAGCAGATGGCGCCCAGCGGCCGGCCGGTGTGCCGGCCCTCGGCGTCCACCTCGAAGCGGTTGCACAGCACCGCGTCCAGCCGCAGCTCCTCCGCCACCAGCTCCGACAGGTAGCCCGACGAGGACGTGAGCAGCACCAGCCGGTCTCCCGCGCGGCGGTGCTCCTCCAGCGCCGCCCGCGCCCCCGGCCGGTAGAGGTGGCGCACCAGCTCCTCGTAGAAGCGCGCGGTGCGCTCCTGGATGGGCCGCGCGGGCGAGCCCGCCAGCAGGGCGATGGCACGCGCCACCGCGTCCTGCATGGAGACGAAGCCCAGGTGGTAGCGCGCA comes from the Pyxidicoccus xibeiensis genome and includes:
- a CDS encoding HAD family hydrolase → MAVAFFDLDKTLIAANSGSLWVRRELELGHITRMQALHASLWIARYHLGFVSMQDAVARAIALLAGSPARPIQERTARFYEELVRHLYRPGARAALEEHRRAGDRLVLLTSSSGYLSELVAEELRLDAVLCNRFEVDAEGRHTGRPLGAICFGAGKRTHAEAYAREAGVALSECAFYTDSYSDLPVMEVVGRPVAVHPDHRLKREARRRGWPVVSWGVPEGGGAPSAPPAPPVVPSTGP